A region of Clarias gariepinus isolate MV-2021 ecotype Netherlands unplaced genomic scaffold, CGAR_prim_01v2 scaffold_36, whole genome shotgun sequence DNA encodes the following proteins:
- the LOC128517138 gene encoding histone H4-like, with protein sequence MPFLNKKKKSKGGKGLGKGGAKMYRKVLRDNIQGITKPAIRRLARRGGVKRISGLIYEETRGVLKVFLENVIRDAVTYTEHAKRKTVTAMDVVYALKRQGRTLYGFGG encoded by the coding sequence ATGCCttttctcaataaaaaaaaaaaaagtaaaggcgGGAAAGGGCTCGGGAAGGGAGGCGCTAAGATGTACCGTAAGGTTCTCCGCGATAATATCCAGGGGATCACCAAGCCCGCTATTCGCCGTCTGGCGCGCCGTGGTGGAGTGAAACGTATTTCCGGTCTGATCTACGAGGAGACTCGCGGTGTGCTCAAGGTGTTTCTGGAGAATGTCATCCGCGACGCCGTCACCTACACCGAGCATGCTAAGAGAAAGACCGTCACCGCCATGGATGTGGTGTACGCGCTGAAACGCCAGGGACGCACCCTGTACGGCTTCGGCGGTTAA
- the LOC128517140 gene encoding histone H2B-like — translation MWTQKDNVYLQIIGPFEAELFILLSISSRSNSTMPEPAKTAPKKGSKKAVTKTAGKGGKKRRKSRKESYAIYVYKVLKQVHPDTGISSKAMGIMNSFVNDIFERIAGESSRLAHYNKRSTITSREIQTAVHLLLPGELAKHAVSEGTKAVTKYTSSK, via the exons atgtggACGCAAAAGGATAacgtttatttacaaattat AGGGCCCTTTGAGGCAGAGCTGTTCATTCTTCTCTCAATCTCATCCAGAAGTAACAGCACCATGCCTGAGCCAGCCAAGACCGCCCCCAAGAAGGGCTCGAAGAAAGCCGTGACCAAGACCGCCGGCAAAGGAGGCAAGAAGCGCAGAAAGTCCAGGAAGGAGAGCTACGCTATCTACGTGTACAAAGTCCTGAAGCAGGTTCACCCCGACACCGGCATTTCGTCCAAGGCGATGGGAATCATGAATTCGTTCGTCAACGACATCTTCGAGCGCATTGCCGGTGAGTCCTCTCGTCTGGCTCACTACAACAAACGCTCCACCATCACTTCCAGGGAGATCCAGACCGCCGTGCACCTGTTGCTGCCCGGTGAGTTGGCCAAGCACGCCGTGTCCGAGGGCACCAAGGCCGTGACTAAATACACCAGCTCCAAGTAA